A window of Hippoglossus stenolepis isolate QCI-W04-F060 chromosome 16, HSTE1.2, whole genome shotgun sequence contains these coding sequences:
- the LOC118123215 gene encoding hemoglobin embryonic subunit alpha, whose translation MTTLTAKDKETVKAFWAKMASKAQDVGADALNRMLIVYPQTKTYFSHWKDLSPGSAQVLKHGKTVMGGVEYAVTKLDDLKAGLLSLSELHAFTLRVDPANFKILSHNILVVMAITFPEDFTPEVHVSMDKFLAALALALAEKYR comes from the exons ATGACCACTCTCACTGCTAAGGACAAAGAAACAGTCAAGGCCTTCTGGGCCAAAATGGCTTCAAAGGCGCAGGACGTCGGTGCTGATGCTCTGAACAG GATGCTGATCGTGTACCCGCAGACCAAGACTTACTTCTCCCACTGGAAGGACCTGAGCCCCGGCTCTGCCCAGGTGTTGAAGCACGGAAAGACCGTCATGGGTGGAGTTGAGTATGCTGTGACCAAACTGGACGACCTGAAAGCAGGTCTTCTGAGCCTCAGTGAGCTGCACGCCTTCACCCTGAGAGTGGACCCTGCCAACTTCAAG atcCTCTCCCACAACATCCTTGTGGTCATGGCCATCACGTTCCCAGAGGACTTCACCCCTGAGGTCCATGTGTCTATGGACAAGTTCCTGGCTGCTCTGGCTCTGGCCCTGGCTGAGAAATACAGATAA
- the LOC118123211 gene encoding hemoglobin subunit beta, with translation MVEWTDFERATIKDIFSKINYEEVGPAALSRCLVVYPWTQRYFGNFGNLYNAAAIISNPLVAKHGTTILHGLDRAMKNMDNIKETYAELSVLHSEKLHVDPDNFRLLADCLTIVLAARMGTDFSGEVQAAFQKFMAVVVSSLGRQYH, from the exons ATGGTTGAATGGACAGACTTTGAGCGCGCCACCATCAAGGACATCTTCTCCAAGATTAACTATGAAGAAGTGGGCCCTGCTGCTCTTTCCAG GTGTCTGGTTGTCTACCCCTGGACTCAGAGGTATTTCGGCAACTTTGGAAACCTCTACAACGCTGCAGCCATCATCTCAAACCCATTGGTTGCAAAACATGGGACAACTATCCTGCACGGTCTGGACCGGGCTATGAAGAACATGGACAACATCAAGGAAACCTACGCCGAGCTGAGCGTGCTGCACTCTGAGAAACTGCACGTGGATCCTGACAACTTCAGG ctgctggCCGACTGCCTGACCATCGTGCTTGCTGCTCGGATGGGTACAGACTTCAGTGGTGAAGTGCAGGCAGCTTTCCAGAAGTTCATGGCCGTGGTGGTGTCCTCCCTGGGAAGACAGTACCACTAG
- the LOC118123214 gene encoding hemoglobin embryonic subunit alpha encodes MTTLTAKDKETVKAFWAKMASKAQDVGADALNRMLIVYPQTKTYFSHWKDLSPGSAQVLKHGKTVMGGVEYAVTKLDDLKAGLLSLSELHAFTLRVDPANFKILSHNILVVMAITFPEDFTPEVHVSMDKFLAALALALAEKYR; translated from the exons ATGACCACTCTCACTGCTAAGGACAAGGAAACAGTCAAGGCCTTCTGGGCCAAAATGGCTTCAAAGGCGCAGGACGTCGGTGCTGATGCTCTGAACAG GATGCTGATCGTGTACCCGCAGACCAAGACTTACTTCTCCCACTGGAAGGACCTGAGCCCCGGCTCTGCCCAGGTGTTGAAGCACGGAAAGACCGTCATGGGTGGAGTTGAGTATGCTGTGACCAAACTGGACGACCTGAAAGCAGGTCTTCTGAGCCTCAGTGAGCTGCACGCCTTCACCCTGAGAGTGGACCCTGCCAACTTCAAG ATCCTCTCCCACAACATCCTTGTGGTCATGGCCATCACGTTCCCAGAGGACTTCACCCCTGAGGTTCATGTGTCTATGGACAAGTTCCTGGCTGCTCTGGCTCTGGCCCTGGCTGAGAAATACAGATAA
- the LOC118123213 gene encoding hemoglobin subunit beta translates to MVEWTDFERDTIQDIFSKINYEDVGPAALSRCLVVYPWTQRYFGNFGNLYNAAAIISNPLVAKHGTTILHGLDRAMNNMDNIKEIYAELSMLHSEKLHVDPDNFKLLADCLTIVLAARMGTDFSGEVQAAFQKFMAVVVSSLGRQYH, encoded by the exons ATGGTTGAATGGACAGACTTTGAGCGCGACACCATCCAGGACATCTTCTCCAAGATTAACTATGAAGACGTGGGCCCTGCTGCTCTTTCCAG GTGTCTGGTTGTCTACCCCTGGACTCAGAGGTATTTTGGCAACTTTGGAAACCTCTACAACGCTGCAGCCATCATCTCAAACCCATTGGTTGCAAAACATGGGACAACTATCCTGCACGGTCTGGACCGGGCTATGAATAACATGGACAACATCAAGGAAATCTACGCCGAGCTGAGCATGCTGCACTCTGAGAAACTACACGTGGATCCTGACAACTTCAAG ctgctggCCGACTGCCTGACCATCGTGCTCGCTGCTCGGATGGGTACAGACTTCAGTGGTGAAGTGCAGGCAGCTTTCCAGAAGTTCATGGCCGTGGTGGTGTCCTCCCTGGGAAGACAGTACCACTAG
- the LOC118123218 gene encoding hemoglobin embryonic subunit alpha-like → MTTLTAKDKETVKAFWAKMASKAQDIGADALNRMLIVYPQTKTYFSHWKDLSPGSAQVLKHGMTVMGGVEYAVTKLDDLKAGLASLSELHAFTLRVDPANFKILSHNILVVMAITFPEDFTPEVHVSMDKFLAALALALAEKYR, encoded by the exons ATGACCACTCTCACTGCTAAGGACAAGGAAACAGTCAAGGCCTTCTGGGCCAAAATGGCTTCAAAGGCGCAGGACATCGGTGCTGATGCTCTGAACAG GATGCTGATCGTGTACCCGCAGACCAAGACTTACTTCTCCCACTGGAAGGACCTGAGCCCCGGCTCTGCCCAGGTGTTGAAGCACGGAATGACCGTCATGGGTGGAGTTGAGTATGCTGTGACCAAACTGGACGACCTGAAAGCAGGTCTTGCGAGCCTCAGTGAGCTGCACGCCTTCACCCTGAGAGTGGACCCTGCCAACTTCAAG atcCTCTCCCACAACATCCTTGTGGTCATGGCCATCACGTTCCCAGAGGACTTCACCCCTGAGGTCCATGTGTCTATGGACAAGTTCCTGGCTGCTCTGGCTCTGGCCCTGGCTGAGAAATACAGATAA